One Flexistipes sp. DNA segment encodes these proteins:
- a CDS encoding condensin complex protein MksE, which yields MPETSIIKLIRDHNPLFKKVNYLLQDGINVHAGNMPAEYNFIEENINILTEYYDFLGYKLQNYDSNFYLSVPRKDRYTSFEYFSKSETFLGMYLALKFFQNTENPTFNADELFEELNSIFPLENLYEIFVKRMQNFYESDKRLETVNENYAKTLRQLNKYNFLDIVSGTPGNINYSSIEIKGSIKRFFDLALELYDKQSEEEMDIEEILNIFIKDTEFDNDEGADGEWE from the coding sequence ATGCCGGAAACAAGTATAATTAAGCTTATCAGAGACCATAACCCCCTTTTTAAAAAAGTAAATTATTTATTGCAGGACGGCATAAATGTTCATGCAGGCAACATGCCGGCTGAATATAATTTCATCGAAGAAAACATAAACATACTGACGGAATATTATGATTTTCTCGGATATAAACTGCAGAATTATGACAGCAATTTTTATCTGTCCGTTCCCAGAAAAGACCGGTACACATCATTTGAGTATTTCAGTAAATCCGAAACGTTTCTGGGGATGTATCTGGCCCTTAAATTTTTTCAGAATACCGAGAACCCGACATTTAATGCTGACGAACTGTTTGAAGAGTTGAATTCCATCTTCCCCCTTGAGAATCTCTATGAAATTTTTGTAAAAAGAATGCAGAATTTTTATGAATCGGATAAACGTCTTGAAACAGTAAATGAAAATTACGCTAAAACCCTCAGGCAGTTAAATAAATACAACTTTCTGGATATAGTCTCCGGCACACCCGGAAATATTAATTATTCCTCCATAGAAATCAAAGGCAGCATCAAAAGATTTTTCGACCTTGCTTTGGAGCTTTATGATAAACAATCTGAAGAGGAAATGGATATAGAAGAAATTTTAAATATATTCATTAAGGATACGGAATTCGATAACGATGAAGGAGCGGACGGCGAATGGGAGTAA
- a CDS encoding helix-turn-helix transcriptional regulator produces MKLQIPAKWLFNNIGFLKYSFPFAAFLTWMWLIPLNGYLSSYISINNPSLSFISGQGIGLLIIGTFKRWNLIKKLKILFLILTVFFTLLLFPVNNAFALHIFLVAAGISSAPLILFAILYLKYTGQVFFNALGAFTLAFLLCFITEIIPINYQTKIVFILLIFAAGMLCFKPSDSENCPKIKLDSYYFLLTLFYVTGGMLYSYIIQNLIQKAFLSIPEHLYYLIGIFAGAWLFKYKKEAPVLGAIASGILAFSFIHEKQPLLHFLSNFTLHVSFGFIEIFIILFIIMKIKQYTQAAFLLFSMCLGIFLGQLITMTLSEEILLSIGIVAGNIVMIITLFILFFSKPIPGEQRLSSTKTESEVIKNAATVGSQHIDRRILNRAYYRLSEKEYQVLLYTLDKNTIKNISSELQISESTVKTYLSRIYEKFNITNKKQLIDLFLRK; encoded by the coding sequence ATGAAACTACAGATACCGGCCAAATGGCTTTTTAATAATATTGGTTTTTTAAAATACAGCTTCCCTTTTGCAGCCTTTTTGACCTGGATGTGGCTTATACCTTTAAACGGATATCTGAGCAGCTACATTTCAATAAATAACCCCTCTTTATCTTTTATATCTGGTCAGGGTATTGGATTACTGATTATCGGAACATTCAAACGCTGGAATCTTATCAAGAAATTAAAAATACTTTTCCTAATCCTGACAGTTTTTTTTACATTATTACTCTTCCCAGTAAACAATGCATTTGCATTGCATATATTTTTAGTTGCGGCAGGTATATCATCTGCTCCCTTAATTCTATTTGCAATTCTATATCTCAAATACACAGGACAAGTGTTTTTTAATGCTTTAGGAGCCTTTACTTTAGCTTTCTTACTGTGTTTTATAACAGAAATTATTCCCATCAATTATCAGACTAAAATCGTATTTATTCTATTAATTTTTGCAGCAGGAATGCTCTGTTTTAAACCTTCAGATTCAGAAAATTGCCCAAAAATAAAACTTGACTCCTATTACTTCCTGTTAACGTTATTTTATGTAACCGGCGGCATGTTATACTCTTATATAATCCAAAATCTCATACAAAAAGCATTTCTAAGTATCCCTGAGCATTTGTACTACTTAATCGGTATTTTTGCAGGAGCCTGGTTGTTTAAATACAAAAAAGAAGCACCTGTCCTGGGAGCTATAGCATCAGGCATACTTGCATTTAGCTTTATTCATGAAAAGCAGCCTTTGCTTCATTTTCTCAGCAATTTCACTCTGCACGTTTCTTTTGGTTTTATCGAGATATTCATCATTCTTTTTATTATTATGAAAATCAAACAGTATACACAAGCTGCATTTTTACTTTTCAGTATGTGTCTGGGTATTTTTTTAGGCCAGTTGATAACAATGACACTAAGCGAGGAGATTTTACTTAGTATAGGGATTGTTGCAGGGAATATTGTAATGATTATTACCCTTTTTATTTTATTTTTTTCCAAGCCCATTCCGGGCGAACAAAGGCTCTCTTCAACAAAAACAGAATCTGAAGTTATTAAAAATGCAGCGACTGTCGGATCACAGCATATCGATCGTCGCATTTTAAACCGTGCTTATTACAGACTGTCTGAAAAGGAGTACCAGGTTTTACTTTATACTTTGGACAAAAATACAATAAAGAATATCTCAAGCGAGCTTCAGATTTCTGAATCAACAGTCAAAACCTATCTCAGCAGAATTTATGAGAAATTTAATATAACAAACAAAAAGCAGCTCATAGATTTATTTCTAAGGAAATAA
- a CDS encoding MarR family winged helix-turn-helix transcriptional regulator has translation MRLLEIMMFNPKKRSICYKLHFVTRTGFMELNRLIEPYGITQGQFIVLTFLWENNGLSQKELCERVRVEQPTLANTLKRMERDGLVYRNRDKEDKRYCKYYLTDRGEKLGREMDINLETIQDNILETLTKSERELFNEFLDRIIDNISEKE, from the coding sequence GTGCGGCTTTTGGAGATTATGATGTTTAACCCTAAGAAACGTTCGATCTGCTATAAATTGCATTTTGTCACCAGAACCGGTTTTATGGAACTCAACAGATTGATTGAGCCTTATGGGATTACTCAGGGACAATTTATTGTGCTTACTTTCCTGTGGGAAAATAACGGGTTGAGCCAAAAGGAGCTTTGTGAGCGGGTTAGAGTTGAACAGCCTACTTTGGCAAACACCCTCAAAAGAATGGAGAGAGACGGCTTGGTTTACAGAAACCGGGATAAAGAAGATAAAAGATATTGTAAATATTATCTTACCGATAGGGGTGAAAAATTAGGTCGTGAAATGGATATCAATTTAGAGACCATTCAGGATAATATTTTGGAAACTTTGACAAAGAGTGAGCGGGAACTTTTTAACGAATTTCTCGACAGAATAATTGATAATATCAGCGAAAAGGAGTGA
- a CDS encoding dihydrolipoyl dehydrogenase family protein yields the protein MKKYDVVVIGSGPGGLEAALNLKAQGKSVCVVALSRQHFGGVCLNSGCMPTKGYLKTAAIYRNAHTAGEFGLDIKPGDIDLNKIKSSVYETVNMLSEGMGSMMDGSGLDFSFGKGSLKSEKEVFVDRGNGETETLEADYIIIATGSTSARLPFADFDGTYILNSDQLLLNTDLPERMLVIGGGAIGCEFATLYSSFGTKIKIVEAMDSLLPCEDKDVTDALKENLKSKGVSVETGTMLESLDVEDGIVKAKYKDAELVEKFDKVLISTGRIPLTAEVNLDAAGIQTDKNFIVVDEYLRTTCENIYAVGDVIGGNMYAHSASYEGRVAANNILNPRSEKLDERAVPRVVFTDPEIGSTGIVKEDEHVKELYVPGIMKGRPVVERSEVGVMKIFVYKDSDTVAGATFYGKHATENIHQMVTAVQNRLNVKDIAATMFAHPTYAEPLADLASTGIDT from the coding sequence ATGAAAAAGTACGATGTTGTGGTAATAGGCTCCGGTCCCGGAGGACTTGAGGCTGCGCTTAATCTGAAAGCACAGGGAAAATCTGTATGTGTGGTGGCTCTCAGCAGACAGCATTTCGGAGGTGTATGTCTTAATAGTGGATGTATGCCCACAAAAGGGTACTTAAAAACTGCTGCAATTTATAGGAATGCCCATACAGCCGGTGAGTTCGGTCTTGATATTAAACCGGGTGATATTGATTTGAATAAGATTAAATCTTCCGTTTATGAGACAGTCAATATGCTTTCTGAAGGCATGGGCAGTATGATGGATGGCTCAGGACTTGATTTTTCATTTGGTAAAGGCAGTTTGAAAAGCGAAAAAGAAGTATTTGTGGATAGAGGCAATGGAGAAACGGAAACCTTAGAAGCAGATTATATTATTATTGCCACAGGTTCCACCTCTGCACGGCTTCCTTTTGCCGATTTTGACGGCACATATATTTTAAATAGTGATCAGCTACTGCTGAATACCGATCTCCCGGAGAGAATGTTAGTTATCGGTGGCGGAGCTATTGGATGTGAGTTTGCAACCCTTTACAGCAGTTTCGGTACAAAGATAAAAATCGTTGAGGCGATGGACAGCTTACTACCCTGTGAAGACAAAGATGTTACAGATGCACTGAAGGAAAATCTTAAAAGTAAAGGCGTGAGCGTGGAAACCGGGACTATGTTGGAATCTTTGGATGTGGAAGATGGAATTGTTAAAGCCAAGTATAAAGATGCTGAGCTTGTGGAAAAATTTGACAAAGTATTAATCAGCACGGGAAGAATACCTCTTACTGCAGAAGTGAATCTGGATGCAGCCGGCATTCAAACAGACAAAAACTTCATAGTAGTGGATGAATATTTGAGGACTACCTGTGAAAACATTTATGCTGTGGGCGATGTTATAGGCGGTAACATGTATGCACACTCTGCTAGTTATGAGGGAAGGGTGGCTGCTAACAATATTTTAAATCCCCGCAGTGAAAAACTGGATGAGAGGGCTGTTCCGCGTGTTGTTTTTACTGATCCTGAAATCGGCTCAACGGGAATAGTAAAAGAGGATGAACATGTAAAAGAGCTCTATGTGCCTGGTATAATGAAAGGAAGACCTGTGGTTGAAAGATCTGAAGTGGGGGTAATGAAAATTTTTGTTTATAAAGATTCTGATACTGTAGCAGGTGCAACTTTTTATGGGAAGCATGCCACAGAAAACATCCATCAGATGGTGACGGCTGTTCAGAACAGGCTTAATGTTAAAGATATAGCTGCTACTATGTTTGCCCACCCAACATATGCAGAGCCTTTGGCCGACCTTGCTTCAACAGGTATAGATACTTAA
- a CDS encoding peptide chain release factor 3 — translation MNESNVMKSEINRRRTFAIISHPDAGKTTLTEKLLLYGGALDLAGSVTAKKKQRETSSDWMELEKKRGISVSSTVLQFEYNGYRFNLLDTPGHKDFSEDTYRVLMAVDAVVMVIDAGKGIESQTLKLFEVCRQRGVPIFTFMNKMDRPAKSPLELIDQLESVLNIHAYPINWPLESGPFFKGVYDRLKSEVHLFEKTPGGAYRAPVSVRDLTDKQVKDVISEDAYSEILEELEMLDIAHEKFDLEAVHEGQMTPVFFGSATNNFGIELLLERFLEFSQPPAPRKAGGETVPLEGPFFSGFVFKIQTNMNPKHRDRMVFIRVCSGKFERDMMVTNSRTERNVRLSNTHNLFGQQRETLDEAYAGDVISCITNADLRIGDTLSTKKGLAFNEIPRFAPECFAYLVNHSPSAQKAFRKGLDHLLAEDIVQSFWPAQEQSPIPLLGAVGTLQFDVLQYRMKNEYGVETTLDVKPWTALRWVDPSVSEETVKKVISYDSAYGEDDCGRMVILFRNNWSLQYFAEKNKDIILHSSPAALPE, via the coding sequence ATGAATGAATCAAATGTTATGAAGTCCGAAATTAACAGACGAAGGACTTTTGCTATTATATCCCACCCGGATGCCGGAAAAACCACATTAACGGAAAAGTTACTGTTGTATGGTGGAGCGCTGGATTTGGCAGGCTCAGTGACAGCCAAGAAAAAACAGAGGGAAACGTCTTCTGACTGGATGGAATTGGAAAAAAAGCGTGGAATCTCAGTTTCTTCAACAGTTTTGCAGTTTGAATATAACGGATATCGCTTCAATCTGCTGGATACACCGGGTCACAAAGATTTTTCAGAGGATACTTACCGTGTGCTGATGGCAGTGGATGCGGTGGTCATGGTTATTGACGCAGGTAAAGGTATTGAATCTCAAACGTTAAAGCTTTTTGAGGTTTGCCGTCAGCGCGGTGTCCCAATTTTTACTTTTATGAACAAAATGGACCGGCCGGCAAAATCACCCCTGGAGTTGATTGATCAACTGGAAAGTGTATTAAATATTCATGCATATCCTATAAACTGGCCTTTGGAAAGCGGGCCCTTTTTCAAAGGTGTATATGACCGTTTGAAAAGCGAGGTACATCTGTTTGAGAAGACTCCGGGAGGGGCATACAGGGCGCCGGTATCTGTCAGAGATCTTACTGATAAGCAGGTTAAGGATGTGATTTCTGAAGATGCATATTCTGAAATTCTGGAAGAGCTGGAAATGCTGGATATTGCCCATGAAAAATTCGACCTTGAAGCAGTTCACGAAGGGCAGATGACGCCGGTGTTTTTCGGCAGTGCCACAAATAATTTTGGTATAGAGCTGTTGTTGGAAAGATTTTTGGAATTCTCCCAACCTCCTGCTCCCCGAAAAGCCGGTGGTGAAACTGTCCCGCTGGAAGGCCCGTTCTTTTCCGGTTTTGTATTTAAAATTCAAACCAACATGAACCCCAAACACCGGGATAGAATGGTATTTATCAGGGTTTGTTCCGGAAAATTTGAAAGGGATATGATGGTAACAAATAGCCGGACAGAAAGAAATGTCCGCCTTTCCAACACACATAATCTTTTTGGACAGCAAAGAGAGACGCTGGATGAAGCATATGCCGGTGATGTTATCAGCTGTATAACAAATGCTGATTTGCGTATCGGTGACACCTTAAGCACAAAAAAGGGTTTGGCATTTAATGAAATACCACGGTTTGCTCCGGAATGTTTCGCTTATCTTGTTAATCATTCCCCTTCTGCTCAAAAAGCATTTCGTAAAGGGCTGGATCATCTCCTGGCTGAGGATATTGTACAGTCTTTCTGGCCGGCGCAGGAACAAAGTCCGATTCCGTTGCTGGGAGCAGTTGGAACACTTCAATTTGACGTTTTACAGTACCGGATGAAAAATGAATACGGAGTGGAAACAACGCTTGATGTAAAACCGTGGACAGCTCTACGCTGGGTGGATCCTTCTGTCTCAGAAGAAACAGTGAAAAAAGTGATCTCCTATGATTCAGCTTATGGAGAGGATGACTGCGGACGAATGGTAATACTATTCAGAAACAACTGGTCACTGCAGTATTTTGCAGAAAAAAACAAAGACATCATTTTGCACAGCTCACCTGCAGCATTGCCTGAATAG